One window of the Candidatus Chryseobacterium colombiense genome contains the following:
- a CDS encoding carbon-nitrogen hydrolase family protein, whose protein sequence is MQIETRTLKLEDYDELVEIMKLAYPKMSEYVWSKKSIAKLTKIFPRGQICITVDGKLAAVALSIVVNYEDFGDDHTYSDITGNNTFNTHSDTGNVLYGIEVFVDPQYRELRLGRRLYDARKELCELLNLKSIVLGGRIPNYHEYSHELSARDYIRKVRDKEIYDPVLSFQLSNNFLPIKVLKKYLPEDESSRENAVLLQWNNIYYSKKPNTMQDSIIRIGLVQWQMRQFKDIDAFYEQVEFFVDVMGDYKSDFVLFPELFNTPLLAPFNSLSGRDSMIELAKMTEDIKSKISELAISYNVNIISGSMPVFENNDLYNVSYLLHRDGRIDEYRKIHITPNEKKYYGMKGGNEIKVFDTDCGKIGLVICYDVEFPELPRILADQGMKILFVPYLTDTQNAYIRVRHCAAARAIENECYVAIAGCVGNLPGVNNMDIQFGQAAVFTPSDFAFPSNAIKGEATPNTEMTLIVDVDLNLLKDLHYHGSVQVLKDRRTDLYETYLK, encoded by the coding sequence ATGCAAATTGAAACACGAACATTAAAGCTGGAAGATTATGACGAACTGGTAGAAATTATGAAGCTTGCTTATCCTAAAATGTCAGAATACGTCTGGTCAAAGAAAAGTATTGCCAAGCTTACCAAGATTTTTCCTCGAGGTCAGATTTGTATTACGGTGGATGGAAAACTTGCGGCAGTCGCTCTTTCAATTGTTGTGAACTATGAAGATTTCGGAGATGATCATACCTACAGTGATATTACAGGAAATAACACCTTTAATACCCATTCAGACACAGGAAATGTTTTGTATGGTATCGAAGTTTTTGTAGATCCGCAGTATCGTGAACTGAGACTGGGGAGAAGGCTCTATGATGCACGTAAAGAGCTTTGTGAACTGTTGAATCTGAAATCTATTGTTCTGGGCGGGAGAATTCCGAATTATCACGAATACAGCCACGAACTTTCTGCCAGAGATTATATACGTAAGGTGAGAGATAAAGAAATTTATGATCCGGTTCTTTCATTTCAGTTGTCCAATAACTTTCTTCCTATCAAGGTGCTGAAAAAATACCTTCCGGAAGATGAATCGTCCAGAGAAAACGCTGTTTTGCTGCAATGGAACAACATCTATTACAGTAAAAAACCAAATACGATGCAGGACAGTATTATAAGGATCGGTCTTGTGCAGTGGCAGATGAGACAGTTTAAGGATATTGATGCTTTTTATGAGCAGGTGGAATTTTTTGTGGATGTAATGGGAGATTATAAATCGGATTTTGTTCTTTTTCCGGAACTCTTTAATACACCTTTATTAGCTCCGTTCAATAGCTTATCAGGAAGAGACAGTATGATTGAGCTGGCCAAAATGACTGAAGATATTAAAAGTAAAATTTCTGAATTAGCCATCAGTTACAATGTGAACATTATCTCAGGAAGTATGCCGGTATTTGAGAATAATGATCTATATAATGTAAGTTATCTTCTGCACAGGGACGGAAGAATAGATGAATACAGGAAAATTCACATCACGCCCAATGAAAAGAAGTATTATGGAATGAAAGGAGGGAATGAGATTAAAGTTTTTGATACCGACTGTGGTAAAATAGGATTGGTAATCTGCTATGACGTAGAATTTCCTGAGCTTCCGAGAATATTGGCGGACCAGGGAATGAAAATCCTGTTTGTGCCTTATCTTACCGATACTCAGAATGCGTATATCAGAGTAAGGCATTGTGCGGCAGCCAGAGCAATTGAAAACGAATGCTACGTTGCTATTGCAGGCTGTGTAGGAAATCTTCCGGGTGTTAATAATATGGATATTCAGTTTGGGCAGGCAGCGGTCTTCACGCCTTCAGATTTTGCGTTTCCTTCCAATGCAATAAAAGGAGAGGCAACTCCCAACACAGAAATGACTTTAATTGTAGATGTTGACCTTAATCTTCTGAAAGATTTACATTATCATGGTTCTGTACAGGTTTTGAAAGATAGGAGGACAGATTTGTATGAAACTTATTTAAAATAA
- a CDS encoding helix-turn-helix domain-containing protein yields the protein MSNQVKTFREQHHMTQSELAEKSGLSLRTIQRIEAGNIPKGFTLKAIAKALQTEPEKIVPSVQEKAQNNRAKLINLSALAGLIIPFGGVVLPLILTHKTQDIKTKEIGKDIISIQILLAAVLSLFMIVSPFIQHLSGTRFPLFLIPLVSLLVVKLFIIIRNGISLNQSNNLYIKLKTNFL from the coding sequence ATGAGCAATCAGGTTAAAACCTTCAGAGAGCAACACCATATGACACAATCCGAGCTTGCTGAAAAATCGGGACTTTCATTAAGGACCATTCAGAGGATTGAGGCAGGAAATATTCCCAAAGGCTTTACTCTAAAAGCCATTGCAAAGGCCTTGCAAACTGAACCTGAAAAGATCGTGCCATCTGTTCAGGAAAAAGCCCAAAATAACAGAGCAAAACTGATCAACCTATCGGCTTTAGCCGGCCTTATTATTCCATTCGGAGGCGTGGTTCTGCCTTTAATTCTGACTCATAAAACCCAAGATATTAAGACCAAAGAGATCGGAAAAGACATTATCAGTATACAAATTTTATTAGCTGCTGTTTTGTCTCTTTTTATGATTGTAAGTCCGTTTATTCAGCACCTTTCAGGAACCCGGTTTCCTCTTTTTCTTATCCCTCTTGTCAGCTTACTCGTTGTAAAACTGTTCATTATTATCAGAAACGGCATCAGTTTGAACCAAAGCAACAATTTATATATTAAACTGAAAACCAATTTTTTATAG
- a CDS encoding VOC family protein, with product MKRVTGIGGIFFKCKDPNAMNDWYKTHLGFETSPYGTSFEWREEHDSSKKGTTQWAPFSEDTKYFEPATKEFMINYRVENLEALVEELKKENVTILDEIQTFDYGKFIHILDMEGNKIELWEPTDHE from the coding sequence ATGAAAAGAGTAACAGGAATAGGCGGAATTTTCTTCAAATGTAAAGATCCTAATGCCATGAATGATTGGTATAAAACCCACTTAGGATTTGAAACCAGCCCTTACGGAACAAGTTTTGAATGGCGCGAAGAACATGACTCTTCCAAGAAAGGAACAACACAATGGGCTCCATTTTCCGAGGACACGAAATATTTCGAGCCGGCAACCAAAGAATTTATGATCAACTACAGAGTGGAAAATCTGGAAGCTCTGGTGGAAGAATTAAAGAAGGAAAATGTAACTATTCTCGACGAAATTCAGACTTTTGATTATGGAAAATTCATTCATATTTTAGATATGGAAGGAAATAAAATAGAACTGTGGGAACCTACAGATCATGAGTAA
- a CDS encoding AraC family transcriptional regulator: MGFELRNNEKAFKMAFEENNFSNQGFKEDVFKISIPFGQLTGKQWLFDGIKILYSETDLDKPTELDWKGDSELVTMHFNLQGRTSIQQDGMSNSFVLNANQHNLFYGTSAEGKMKVDELRMKSFMIQFSKDSFLKISKNGNESLKQFADKIILGIPVAFSNSNLNIDLPLQTCINSILNCDYTNGLKRLFLLSKTIELLVLQAESFNNFQNSESAYIKSDYDKERIVFARDYLVKNIESPPTLVELAKITGLNEYKLKRGFKEVFNQTAFSYLSDLRLELAKNNLLEGKKQATEIAYELGYCSLQHFSSAFRKKFGITPSQVRR; this comes from the coding sequence ATGGGATTTGAGTTAAGAAATAATGAAAAGGCTTTTAAAATGGCCTTCGAAGAAAATAACTTTAGCAACCAAGGTTTTAAAGAAGATGTCTTTAAGATCAGCATCCCTTTTGGACAATTAACAGGCAAACAATGGCTTTTTGATGGCATCAAGATTTTATATTCCGAAACTGATCTTGATAAACCAACCGAACTGGATTGGAAAGGAGATTCGGAATTAGTAACCATGCATTTTAATTTGCAAGGAAGAACTTCAATACAACAGGATGGAATGAGCAATTCTTTTGTATTGAATGCGAACCAGCATAATTTATTCTATGGCACAAGCGCTGAAGGCAAAATGAAGGTTGACGAGTTGCGGATGAAATCATTTATGATTCAGTTTTCAAAGGATTCCTTTTTGAAAATATCCAAAAACGGGAATGAATCACTGAAACAGTTTGCAGACAAAATAATTCTAGGAATACCTGTAGCTTTTTCAAATTCTAATCTGAATATCGATCTGCCTTTACAAACCTGCATTAATTCGATTTTGAATTGTGATTATACGAATGGCTTAAAGAGATTATTCCTTCTTTCAAAAACAATTGAGTTACTTGTTTTACAGGCAGAATCGTTTAATAACTTTCAAAATTCAGAATCTGCATATATCAAATCTGATTACGACAAAGAACGAATCGTATTTGCCCGTGATTATCTGGTCAAAAATATAGAATCACCACCAACATTGGTAGAATTGGCAAAAATAACAGGGTTAAATGAATACAAACTGAAACGGGGCTTTAAAGAAGTGTTTAATCAAACAGCTTTTTCTTATTTGTCTGATTTACGTTTAGAACTGGCAAAAAATAATCTGCTTGAAGGCAAAAAACAAGCTACTGAAATAGCGTATGAATTGGGGTACTGCTCATTACAGCATTTTAGTAGTGCATTCAGGAAAAAGTTTGGTATTACTCCGAGCCAGGTGAGGCGTTAA
- a CDS encoding transposase: MDNTYQYSNATKWLFYAICAYFIMNGAQLWETVLMVPAWTAAPPSSLIFFQKPYGLDFKVFWIITHGVHELIFIAALIFNWKIRKRRNLILLVLAGHIAVRIWTLLYFAPTIMEFQQLPYSNTVDVFLQEKAAQWRNLNDLRVAIFFMLNFLLIPGLKIKEKNNE; the protein is encoded by the coding sequence ATGGACAATACATATCAATACTCAAACGCTACCAAATGGTTATTTTATGCCATCTGTGCTTACTTTATAATGAATGGTGCACAATTATGGGAAACCGTTCTGATGGTTCCTGCGTGGACAGCAGCTCCGCCTTCTTCATTAATCTTTTTTCAAAAACCTTATGGCCTGGATTTTAAAGTGTTCTGGATCATAACACATGGAGTACATGAATTAATATTTATTGCAGCTTTAATTTTTAACTGGAAGATCAGGAAACGCAGAAATTTAATTTTACTGGTTTTGGCCGGACATATTGCAGTCAGGATTTGGACATTACTGTATTTTGCCCCGACAATCATGGAGTTCCAGCAATTACCGTATAGCAATACTGTTGATGTATTCTTACAGGAAAAAGCCGCTCAATGGCGCAATCTGAATGATCTGAGAGTGGCGATATTTTTTATGCTTAATTTTTTACTAATACCCGGATTAAAAATTAAAGAGAAAAACAATGAATAA
- a CDS encoding NAD(P)/FAD-dependent oxidoreductase codes for MNKKAIIIGAGVAGPILALQLKKIGFDSEIFESRSEDNTKEGAFLGLTPNGLNVLKEFVDLRKLKEDYTPGSIKFFNSKGKKIADLETAYQKEQYGVETIQIKRSNLNIYARIAAKAAGIKIFYDKKFIKYHETNEQVIAYFADGTSAAADIMIGCDGMFSEVRSQLFQDISAIRYTKLISTGGYAKIPELSKPLDSIRMTFGERGFFAYSVSDQGEVWWFNNYFREQQPKPYEIENTLKTEIQDHLVIVHKNDDPLFSKIIRNSHEIIAYPVYDVPKLSHWYKGRVCLIGDAAHGISPHIGQGASLALEDTVVIAELLKLHQDYGTAFHIFQSERQSRVEKVIKSARKVGDTKTKTNPIAAWFRDRFIGFFIGKQIKQLDWIYSWTYSNKNNT; via the coding sequence ATGAATAAAAAAGCAATCATCATAGGTGCAGGTGTAGCAGGACCAATTCTGGCTTTACAACTAAAAAAAATAGGATTTGACTCTGAAATATTTGAATCGAGATCAGAAGACAACACAAAAGAAGGCGCTTTTTTAGGACTTACTCCTAATGGCCTGAATGTATTAAAAGAGTTTGTTGATTTGAGGAAGCTTAAAGAAGATTATACTCCTGGCTCAATAAAGTTTTTCAATTCCAAAGGAAAAAAGATAGCCGACCTGGAAACAGCTTACCAAAAGGAACAATATGGTGTTGAGACCATTCAGATTAAAAGATCAAATCTCAATATATATGCCCGGATAGCCGCAAAAGCAGCAGGTATAAAAATATTTTATGATAAAAAATTTATTAAGTATCATGAAACAAATGAGCAGGTAATCGCATATTTTGCTGATGGAACTTCAGCCGCTGCTGATATAATGATCGGTTGTGACGGGATGTTTTCTGAGGTTAGAAGTCAATTATTTCAGGACATTTCCGCAATTCGATATACAAAACTCATCTCTACTGGTGGTTACGCAAAAATCCCTGAGCTTTCAAAACCGTTGGATTCAATACGGATGACCTTTGGCGAAAGGGGGTTCTTTGCTTATTCGGTTTCAGACCAAGGTGAGGTTTGGTGGTTTAACAACTATTTCAGAGAGCAGCAACCAAAGCCATACGAAATAGAAAATACATTAAAAACTGAAATTCAGGACCATTTGGTAATCGTTCATAAAAACGATGATCCATTATTCTCCAAAATAATCAGAAACAGTCACGAAATTATTGCATATCCTGTTTATGATGTACCGAAACTTTCGCACTGGTACAAAGGCAGAGTTTGCCTTATCGGAGATGCTGCACATGGTATTTCTCCGCATATTGGACAGGGAGCATCATTGGCGTTGGAAGATACGGTTGTCATTGCTGAGTTATTAAAATTACATCAAGACTACGGAACTGCATTTCATATTTTTCAATCCGAGCGGCAGTCCAGAGTTGAAAAAGTCATAAAAAGCGCCAGAAAAGTAGGAGATACAAAAACCAAAACGAATCCAATAGCAGCATGGTTCCGCGACCGCTTCATCGGCTTTTTCATCGGTAAGCAAATTAAACAACTCGACTGGATTTATAGTTGGACCTATTCCAACAAGAATAATACCTAG
- a CDS encoding MFS transporter, whose amino-acid sequence MTTKKIIPHLSFWQIWNMNVGFFGIQYSFGLQQTAVNPIYTFLGAHAEQLPILNLAGPITGLLIQPLIGAISDKTWSPKWGRRKPFFLLGAIFCSIALFLFPFSSAIWMAVGLLWILDAANNTAMEPYRAFIADKLPQEQQTFGFQMQSLFVGAGITLANLSLFIFQKYLGGNASGGGIPVWVYYSFFLGSFCSIASVVWSVYKTPEIPPSDEELEELRKSKEESRFFTPFIEIFSAIRDMPRLLWQLALVYLFQWYALFCYWQFITPMLKWSLYGISEKDEQKAGKIIELAKSGISVTEKDMSWAKNVLHLVEVAVGQTGLMNGSYNIITMISALLLVPFAKKFTSKNTYIFCLCITGLGIMALPYIKNEYLILVPMVALGIGWASMMGLPYSMVSPSIPPKKRGVYMGVINMMIVIPMLIQTISFGFIYKTFLNNNPSSVIIITGVLFLLAGMCVMFMKPETRNTR is encoded by the coding sequence ATGACAACAAAAAAAATAATTCCGCATCTCAGCTTTTGGCAAATCTGGAATATGAATGTCGGATTTTTCGGCATACAATATAGTTTTGGATTGCAGCAGACGGCGGTAAACCCAATATACACTTTTCTTGGGGCACACGCAGAGCAGCTTCCTATCCTGAATCTTGCCGGTCCGATTACCGGATTGCTGATTCAGCCTTTGATTGGTGCGATCAGTGACAAAACCTGGAGTCCGAAATGGGGAAGAAGAAAGCCGTTTTTTCTTTTAGGAGCTATTTTTTGCAGTATTGCTTTATTTTTGTTCCCTTTCAGTTCTGCGATTTGGATGGCAGTCGGACTGCTTTGGATTCTGGATGCCGCCAACAATACTGCGATGGAACCTTATCGTGCTTTTATTGCAGACAAACTTCCACAGGAACAGCAGACTTTCGGGTTTCAGATGCAGAGTCTTTTTGTAGGTGCAGGGATTACCCTGGCGAATCTTTCTTTGTTTATTTTCCAGAAATATCTCGGTGGCAATGCTTCCGGCGGCGGTATTCCTGTTTGGGTATATTATTCTTTTTTCCTGGGATCTTTCTGTTCTATTGCATCAGTGGTGTGGTCAGTGTACAAAACACCTGAAATTCCGCCATCTGACGAAGAGCTTGAAGAACTTAGAAAATCAAAAGAAGAAAGCCGCTTTTTTACACCATTTATCGAAATCTTTTCTGCAATACGCGATATGCCCAGATTACTTTGGCAGCTTGCTTTGGTCTATCTGTTCCAATGGTATGCACTGTTTTGCTATTGGCAGTTCATTACGCCAATGCTCAAGTGGTCGTTGTATGGAATTTCTGAAAAAGACGAGCAAAAAGCAGGCAAAATCATTGAACTGGCGAAAAGCGGAATTTCTGTGACTGAAAAAGATATGTCCTGGGCAAAAAATGTACTTCACCTGGTGGAAGTTGCAGTGGGGCAGACCGGCCTTATGAATGGTTCCTACAATATTATAACAATGATTTCTGCCTTGTTGCTCGTTCCTTTTGCCAAAAAGTTTACTTCTAAGAATACCTATATTTTCTGTCTTTGCATCACAGGATTAGGAATCATGGCATTACCATACATTAAAAACGAATACCTTATCCTGGTTCCGATGGTGGCTTTGGGAATTGGCTGGGCATCCATGATGGGGCTTCCTTATTCCATGGTTTCTCCATCTATTCCACCGAAAAAAAGAGGGGTCTATATGGGGGTTATCAATATGATGATTGTAATCCCGATGCTCATACAGACCATTTCTTTCGGATTCATTTATAAAACTTTTCTGAACAACAATCCGTCATCGGTTATTATCATTACAGGAGTGTTATTTCTGCTTGCAGGTATGTGTGTAATGTTTATGAAACCTGAGACAAGAAACACGCGTTGA
- a CDS encoding glycoside hydrolase 100 family protein, with product MYQQEAIEIIRKAITEEGILASAQQKDNYARVWARDSMMTGYAGILVNDEEILAGLEQSILTLAKYQAENGQIPSNVVNGKASYGTHVGRTDATTWWVVVTCEYMIRCHKTELKKDLEEKIFKALSCLKSWEYNQRGLVYSPLGGNWADEYVTSGYTLYDNVLRYWALKNAAELYQNNELEKQTAHVRNLIQENFYKNDSSEPKYHETAYSRTESKPYFWASLNANGYDARFDLAGNALAILLGFELDFEAFIRFLEELYKEFGHWMLPVFYPVIYPGDYDWKLLENNYSYSFKNEPHHFHNGGSWPIFLGWLCLGLKRKGITEIPGKILSQYEQLMQEKDFHFREYYSTDKLLPLGTEQLCFSASGYLMMTLEKQDQ from the coding sequence ATGTATCAACAGGAAGCCATAGAAATTATCAGAAAAGCTATTACAGAAGAGGGGATTTTAGCATCAGCTCAGCAAAAGGATAACTATGCCAGAGTCTGGGCAAGAGATTCTATGATGACGGGCTATGCCGGGATTTTGGTTAATGATGAAGAGATTCTTGCAGGTCTGGAACAATCTATCCTTACGCTTGCCAAATACCAGGCAGAAAACGGGCAGATTCCGTCCAATGTCGTGAATGGAAAAGCGAGTTACGGAACACACGTCGGCAGGACTGATGCGACAACTTGGTGGGTAGTAGTTACCTGCGAATATATGATCAGATGTCATAAAACAGAACTTAAAAAAGACCTCGAAGAAAAGATTTTCAAGGCACTTTCCTGTCTTAAATCTTGGGAATACAATCAAAGAGGATTGGTTTACAGCCCGCTTGGTGGCAATTGGGCAGATGAGTATGTGACTTCAGGATATACACTCTATGACAATGTTTTGCGCTATTGGGCATTGAAAAATGCAGCGGAACTTTATCAAAATAATGAACTGGAAAAACAGACAGCGCATGTCCGAAATTTAATCCAGGAAAATTTTTACAAGAACGATTCATCTGAACCAAAATACCACGAAACAGCATACTCCAGAACGGAGTCCAAGCCTTATTTCTGGGCTTCGCTGAATGCCAATGGTTATGATGCCCGTTTCGATCTTGCAGGAAATGCTTTGGCCATTCTTCTGGGTTTTGAATTGGATTTTGAAGCTTTTATCAGATTTTTGGAAGAACTTTATAAAGAATTCGGACACTGGATGCTTCCCGTATTCTATCCCGTGATTTATCCCGGCGATTACGACTGGAAACTTCTGGAAAACAACTACAGTTACAGCTTTAAAAACGAGCCGCATCATTTTCACAACGGCGGTTCCTGGCCTATATTTCTGGGATGGCTTTGTTTAGGACTTAAGAGAAAGGGCATAACGGAAATTCCCGGGAAGATACTTTCACAGTACGAACAGTTGATGCAGGAAAAAGATTTTCATTTCAGGGAATATTATTCAACGGATAAACTATTGCCATTGGGAACCGAGCAATTATGCTTTTCGGCTTCAGGATATTTGATGATGACTTTGGAAAAACAGGATCAATAA
- a CDS encoding TonB-dependent receptor, which translates to MESKMFTKLLVFGAMNTAAFMFSQTTVNDTVSRGKTIDEVVITGNSNPKASIKTSTSISTLKMKDIENAAPRTTAEIFRTIPGIRSESSGGEGNSNITVRGVPVSAGGSRYLLIQEDGLPVMQFGDIAFGTQDQFTRFDSFVSRVEALRGGSASVFASNSPAGIINFITKTGEKEGGSITQQMGLNYKNYRTDFDYGTKIGDDTYMAVGGFYRIGDGPRKTGFNSNNGGQFRLSFLKKFEKGSFRVYAKLLDDRTAAYMPMPVGVTGTDADPKWSSLPNYNILTGALQTINLQHDRTLGNDGNIFNTDVSDGMHSLSKVIGAEFNYNLGEGWKLEEKIRYAANDGQFVAPFPASVSKGSDFFNATNFANFGSAVYAGTNAPVDMNANYMKIALFNVKLNNFNNFVNDFNISKKWDIVKFNAGLYKSSQNINMSWMWNNYLQEVSDNNARLVDVKNTSGQYITDNGLLNYGMKDWGNLKRDYNTKYDITAPHAQVEINATDKLTIDAGARYDIGKVTGYFSGATVTYTSRDMNGNGVIDIPEQMVGSNDNINVPVNYRYGIFGYSVGANYALNNKNAVFARVSQGGSASADRILFSGYNYTNNDDPALDAVKVNKVNQVEAGYKLRGSGYFLNTTLFYAGTKEANYEATTQRKTENKYQSFGVELDGYYKITKGLDVKAGITYTHAEIKNAIDPTIIGNMPRRTPKLMYSFNPNFNMDKFNVGFYLIGATKAFTQDNNKLVMPGYAIVNPYVSYQVLKNLSVSLNANNIFNAIAVTEAEEGSIAGGNGIVRARTLPGASYSVSVKFDL; encoded by the coding sequence ATGGAATCAAAGATGTTTACCAAATTACTAGTTTTCGGTGCGATGAACACCGCTGCTTTTATGTTTTCGCAGACAACTGTAAATGATACAGTATCCAGAGGTAAAACAATTGATGAAGTGGTGATTACAGGGAACTCTAATCCTAAAGCATCCATCAAGACCAGTACCTCAATCTCTACATTAAAAATGAAAGACATAGAAAATGCGGCACCAAGAACGACAGCAGAGATTTTCCGGACTATCCCGGGAATCCGTTCAGAATCTTCGGGAGGGGAGGGAAACTCCAATATTACTGTTAGAGGAGTTCCTGTTTCAGCTGGAGGTTCCAGATATCTGCTCATTCAGGAAGATGGTCTTCCGGTCATGCAATTTGGAGACATCGCTTTCGGAACCCAGGACCAGTTTACAAGATTTGACTCGTTTGTATCAAGAGTTGAGGCGCTCAGAGGAGGTTCGGCATCTGTATTCGCAAGCAACTCTCCGGCGGGGATTATCAACTTTATAACCAAGACAGGCGAGAAAGAAGGGGGAAGCATTACTCAGCAGATGGGACTTAACTACAAAAATTACAGAACCGATTTTGATTACGGAACCAAAATAGGCGATGATACTTATATGGCGGTCGGAGGATTCTACAGAATAGGAGACGGCCCAAGAAAAACGGGTTTCAATTCCAATAATGGTGGTCAGTTCAGGCTTTCTTTCCTTAAGAAATTTGAAAAAGGAAGTTTCCGGGTTTATGCTAAATTATTGGATGACAGAACAGCAGCCTATATGCCGATGCCTGTTGGCGTTACCGGAACGGATGCTGACCCAAAATGGTCTTCACTGCCTAATTACAATATTCTGACGGGAGCTTTACAAACCATCAACCTACAACACGACAGAACGTTGGGGAATGATGGTAATATCTTCAATACCGATGTATCGGACGGGATGCATTCTTTGTCAAAAGTGATCGGTGCAGAATTTAATTACAACCTAGGTGAAGGCTGGAAATTAGAAGAGAAAATCAGATATGCAGCCAATGACGGACAATTTGTGGCGCCTTTCCCGGCTAGTGTGAGTAAAGGAAGTGATTTCTTCAATGCCACTAATTTCGCCAATTTCGGAAGTGCGGTCTATGCGGGAACCAACGCGCCGGTTGATATGAATGCCAATTATATGAAAATCGCTCTATTTAATGTAAAGCTTAACAACTTCAATAATTTTGTAAACGACTTTAACATCAGCAAAAAATGGGATATTGTGAAATTTAATGCAGGGTTGTACAAATCTTCCCAGAACATCAATATGTCCTGGATGTGGAATAACTATCTGCAGGAAGTCAGCGATAACAATGCAAGATTAGTTGATGTGAAAAATACTTCTGGACAGTACATTACCGATAATGGTCTGCTTAACTACGGAATGAAGGACTGGGGCAACCTGAAAAGAGATTATAACACCAAATATGATATTACCGCTCCGCACGCTCAGGTGGAAATCAACGCTACAGATAAATTAACAATCGATGCGGGTGCTAGATATGACATCGGAAAAGTAACAGGCTATTTCTCAGGCGCCACGGTAACTTACACCAGCCGCGATATGAACGGAAACGGTGTGATTGACATTCCTGAGCAGATGGTTGGCTCCAATGATAACATCAATGTTCCTGTGAATTACAGATACGGAATCTTCGGATATTCAGTAGGGGCAAACTATGCTTTGAACAACAAAAATGCTGTATTTGCAAGAGTGAGTCAGGGCGGAAGCGCATCTGCGGACAGAATCCTGTTTTCCGGTTACAATTATACGAATAATGATGATCCGGCTTTGGATGCTGTGAAAGTAAATAAGGTTAATCAGGTGGAAGCTGGATATAAATTAAGAGGCTCAGGATACTTCCTTAACACCACGTTGTTCTATGCTGGTACTAAGGAAGCCAATTATGAAGCGACCACGCAGAGAAAAACCGAAAATAAATACCAGTCTTTCGGGGTAGAATTGGATGGTTATTACAAAATTACAAAGGGGTTAGATGTGAAAGCCGGTATTACCTATACTCATGCAGAGATTAAAAATGCCATTGACCCTACTATCATTGGAAATATGCCGAGAAGAACACCGAAATTGATGTACTCATTCAATCCTAACTTCAATATGGACAAATTCAATGTTGGGTTCTATTTGATTGGTGCCACCAAAGCGTTTACCCAAGATAATAATAAACTGGTAATGCCGGGCTATGCCATCGTAAATCCATATGTATCTTATCAGGTGCTTAAAAACCTTTCTGTGAGCTTGAATGCAAACAATATTTTCAATGCCATTGCAGTGACAGAGGCAGAAGAAGGTTCCATTGCCGGCGGAAACGGAATTGTGAGAGCGAGAACACTTCCGGGAGCCAGCTACAGTGTGAGTGTAAAATTTGACTTGTAA